The Scophthalmus maximus strain ysfricsl-2021 chromosome 7, ASM2237912v1, whole genome shotgun sequence genome includes a window with the following:
- the LOC118318696 gene encoding desmoglein-2, giving the protein MAKLSLTEMGLLLLLVLALMLSTEARQKRPQTLKRQKREWILPPAKLLENTDYTHKEFIAKIRSDKDKGAKVEYYLSGPGADKPPFNLFVVDQYTGFVTVTGILDREKYPSFNLTGIAKHIDGTLAEDSIPMMVTVLDQNDNAPTFELHTGNITEASKKGTFVMQIEGKDNDQAGTSNSEISYSIVSQEPEGTGHMFTIDKKTGNLYVNEPTLDRETYDSYKLVIKGIDLGGAAGGLTGTGTVEIKVLDINDNIPTLEKSEYSGTVDENVMDVVVMRIKALDKDLENTDNWVTVFSIAKGNEDNIFSIETDKETNEGILKLIKPLDFEEIQNLELGLLIENVAPFLEGGAILMDVDVKVGQGGPLLSGAAAAGVAAGVSPGADLGVDLGDKADIDIEGGGDVGLNPWAGLAPGIGVGPGVGVGLETGVKPGPATKPHEPVKSYPIKISVNNVPEVPAFIPDTKTVPVSEDPNEATEDGVITVFAAVDPDTGKPAEDVSYAKGYDPDSWLTINAETAEIKLNKIPDRESSFLVNGTYIAKILVMTKDIPSKTATGTIAIQVTDSNDHCPTLITKHNSLCSNEKTVFVTGCDEDVSPNSAPFTFRIITDGTQGNWVVEVINETSAALHSQEPLWPGSYELQLEVLDAQGLSCSANEVVIVDVCTCVETEACSLMAARLGTTSPKLSAPAIGLLLMAMCLLLFIPLLLLLCHCGGKDTIFPEKFNDLPFDAKEHLISYRTEGRGDDKAVPLQNVPITLGTQTFFGTAPASNFTQHQTPTTFQTATIYNKFEESSQSLREVNDAYRFSREAFNHGNGKALQFSRKRLGIQNRTVLFEDIALPDTFLDDYYSQKVVCALPVKDGLLEYDFEGHGSFAGSVGCCSFLESDNDLQFLNDLGTKFKTLADICSPPISKPSLTCKEGDVVHTTVDFAEPVIKPQIEHIVETKNANITSTNISKLSVNTVSTEPPSMKHHHSKVTNISHSSNIRYSATLPRPVQAVVLEQQPVYYTTSPVIQPMHYVIQPQLQSTVLLADVAHGTNFTGLYVVSGSQSPSGLTISGLKNSPSGHVIPGLESSKSSANPTTPVSPTLLLPGSSIVSPGSLPVEGWKMILPNPDDNYIFLKDRSSPPKALGVDPGSSQGTLSRDAILVKEDAPPQGVLGPAAQGSVYGILPGHIVAKMGGVVAVNTNLGQTWCGHLEQVGFLRLVTVLGVDDGQPRIGMAHVIAVKPEVTVAGMCPPGVDTVGIKQITVKHFQGIYSQEQTIEYDVVLEARSDRLESQKEEQTINVENNFTTAETTKTHGPLKEGVIMENKFKDNGDPDQMAAEETQSEDVIIFTLEQDTTVDYASRLVKVVYENNEDIQASKKFSDINLEKATVTLLAGSDVLHKSFEQSDSTVKSGVIRAEIFPDQLNTTTDVSANKHTNTNKQKSQTSERSYPQDNAGEAKPIQSEQQEKHIISVCFSKEYIVCMITQLSCTETVYQDQILILFIKKKKKIKCTHEEDATSIIDHVKIVDEQIHGITEENVGRQEAGALIEGEESKSPQLSIVEGSEDMLLSEPQS; this is encoded by the exons ATGGCCAAACTTTCCCTCACAGAAATGGGTCTGCTGCTTCTATTGGTGTTGGCCTTG ATGCTCAGTACTGAGGCAAGACAGAAGAGGCCACAGACActaaagagacagaagagagaatgGATTCTTCCTCCTGCCAAGCTGCTGGAGAACACTGACTACACCCATAAGGAATTCATTGCCAAG ATTCGCTCTGATAAAGACAAAGGTGCAAAGGTGGAGTATTATCTCTCTGGACCAGGAGCGGACAAACCACCCTTCAACCTCTTTGTGGTAGACCAGTACACTGGCTTTGTAACCGTCACTGGTATTCTGGACCGGGAGAAATACCCCTCCTTCAAT ctaACAGGAATTGCCAAACACATAGATGGAACCTTAGCAGAAGACAGCATACCAATGATGGTCACAGTCCTGGACCAGAATGATAATGCTCCAACTTTTGAGCTGCACACTGGGAATATCACAGAGGCGAGCAAAAAAG GAACCTTTGTTATGCAGATTGAGGGGAAAGATAATGACCAAGCTGGAACAAGTAATTCAGAGATCTCCTACAGCATTGTCAGTCAGGAGCCAGAGGGCACAGGTCACATGTTTACTATCGacaaaaagacaggaaatcTGTATGTCAACGAGCCCACACTGGACAGAGAG ACGTATGACTCCTACAAACTGGTCATAAAGGGGATTGATTTGGGTGGGGCAGCAGGGGGGCTAACAGGGACTGGAACTGTGGAGATCAAGGTTCTGGACATCAATGATAATATCCCCACTCTGGAAAAATCTGAG TACTCTGGGACAGTGGATGAAAATGTTATGGATGTGGTTGTGATGAGAATCAAAGCTCTGGACAAAGACCTTGAAAACACAGACAACTGGGTGACTGTCTTTTCAATCGCCAAAGGAAATGAGGATAATATATTCTCCAttgagacagacaaagaaaccAATGAGGGCATCCTGAAGCTGATCAAG CCTCTGGATTTTGAAGAAATCCAAAATCTTGAGCTTGGCCTTCTCATTGAGAATGTAGCTCCTTTTTTGGAGGGTGGTGCTATTCTAATGGATGTGGATGTTAAGGTTGGACAGGGCGGTCCCCTGCTTtccggtgctgctgctgctggtgttgcaGCTGGTGTGAGTCCAGGTGCAGACTTGGGAGTAGACTTGGGGGATAAGGCAGACATTGACATTGAAGGGGGTGGGGATGTAGGTCTTAATCCTTGGGCAGGGCTTGCACCAGGAATTGGAGTTGGGCCTGGAGTAGGTGTTGGACTTGAGACTGGTGTCAAACCTGGACCAGCAACAAAGCCACATGAACCAGTGAAAAGTTATCCCATTAAGATATCAGTGAATAATGTACCAGAGGTTCCAGCATTCATACCTGATACCAAGACCGTCCCTGTATCAGAAGATCCAAATGAAGCGACTGAGGATGGTGTGATCACGgtgtttgctgctgttgatcCAGACACAGGAAAACCAGCTGAAGATGTCAG CTATGCTAAAGGCTACGATCCAGACAGTTGGTTAACCATCAATGCAGAAACAGCTGAGATCAAACTCAACAAGATACCCGACAGAGAGTCATCATTCTTGGTAAATGGTACCTACATTGCCAAGATTCTGGTCATGACCAAAG ACATACCATCAAAGACAGCCACAGGAACAATAGCCATTCAAGTCACTGACTCCAATGACCATTGTCCCACCCTCATCACCAAGCACAACAGTCTGTGTTCCAATGAAAAGACAGTGTTTGTCACTGGCTGTGATGAAGATGTTAGTCCTAACAGTGCACCATTCACGTTCAGAATTATAACTGATGGGACACAAGGCAACTGGGTTGTAGAAGTCATCAATG AGACAAGTGCTGCTCTTCACTCTCAGGAGCCACTGTGGCCTGGTTCATATGAGCTCCAACTGGAGGTGCTGGATGCTCAGGGTCTGTCCTGCTCAGCCAATGAGGTTGTTATTGTTGATGTTTGTACCTGTGTGGAAACAGAGGCCTGCAGCTTAATGGCAGCCAGACTAGGAACCACATCACCTAAGCTTTCTGCCCCAGCCATTGGCCTGCTGCTGATGGCAATGTGCTTACTGCTGT tcatTCCTCTTCTGTTGTTGCTCTGtcactgtggaggaaaagaCACTATCTTTCCTGAAAAATTTAATGATCTTCCATTTGATGCCAAAGAACACCTCATATCATACCGAACTGAAGGCAGAGGCGACGATAAG GCAGTGCCACTACAAAATGTCCCTATCACGTTGGGTACGCAAACATTTTTTGGAACAGCACCAGCATCAAACTTCACCCAGCATCAAACTCCGACAACATTTCAGACAGCTACAATCTATAATAAGTTTGAGGAAAGCAGCCAAAGTTTGAGGGAGGTCAATGATGCCTATAGGTTTTCAAGGGAAGCATTCAACCATGGCAATGGCAAAGCACTGCAGTTCAGCAGGAAAAGACTTGGCATCCAAAACAGAACAGTTCTGTTTGAGGACATAGCCCTACCTGACACATTCCTCGATGACTACTACTCACAG AAAGTGGTGTGTGCTCTGCCAGTGAAGGATGGTCTGTTGGAGTATGATTTTGAAGGCCATGGTTCCTTTGCTGGCTCAGTGggctgctgcagcttcctggAGTCTGACAATGACCTACAGTTCTTAAATGACTTAGGGACAAAGTTCAAGACTCTGGCTGACATCTGTTCCCCTCCTATATCAAAACCCTCTCTAACCTGCAAAGAAGGAGATGTGGTCCACACTACTGTTGATTTTGCTGAACCAGTTATTAAGCCCCAAATTGAGCACATTGTTGAGACAAAGAATGCCAATATAACATCTACTAACATCTCCAAATTATCCGTCAATACTGTAAGCACTGAGCCACCATCCATGAAACACCATCACTCTAAGGTTACTAACATCAGTCATTCCTCTAATATCAGGTATTCTGCTACTCTTCCTCGTCCTGTTCAAGCTGTTGTACTTGAGCAGCAGCCAGTTTACTACACCACCAGCCCTGTGATACAACCCATGCACTATGTAATTCAACCACAGTTACAGAGCACAGTTCTTTTGGCAGATGTGGCCCATGGAACCAATTTTACAGGCCTCTATGTAGTCAGTGGATCCCAGAGTCCTTCTGGACTCACAATCAGTGGGCTGAAAAACTCTCCTTCTGGTCATGTTATCCCAGGATTAGAGAGCTCCAAAAGCTCTGCCAACCCTACCACTCCAGTCAGCCCCACATTGTTGCTACCTGGTAGCTCAATTGTGTCCCCGGGCTCACTCCCTGTAGAGGGTTGGAAAATGATTTTGCCAAATCCTGATGACAATTATATTTTCTTGAAAGATAGAAGTAGTCCACCTAAGGCACTGGGGGTGGACCCAGGCTCATCTCAGGGCACTTTGTCAAGAGATGCTATCCTGGTAAAAGAGGATGCTCCCCCTCAGGGGGTGTTAGGCCCAGCAGCTCAGGGGAGTGTGTATGGCATTCTGCCAGGACACATTGTTGCTAAAATGGGGGGTGTTGTTGCAGTAAATACCAATTTGGGGCAAACATGGTGTGGGCACCTAGAACAGGTGGGGTTTTTAAGGCTGGTTACAGTTTTGGGAGTTGATGATGGGCAGCCAAGAATTGGAATGGCACATGTGATTGCAGTTAAGCCAGAAGTCACAGTAGCTGGAATGTGCCCACCTGGGGTAGATACAGTGGGTATTAAGCAGattactgtaaaacatttcCAAGGAATTTATTCACAGGAGCAAACAATCGAATATGATGTTGTTCTTGAAGCTAGATCTGATAGGCTAGAGTCGCAAAAGGAAGAACAGACcattaatgttgaaaataacTTCACTACTGCGGAAACCACTAAAACACATGGACCCTTAAAGGAAGGGGTTATAATGGAAAATAAGTTCAAGGACAATGGTGATCCAGATCAGATGGCAGCTGAAGAGACACAATCAGAGGATGTAATCATCTTCACATTAGAGCAGGACACAACTGTAGATTATGCTAGTAGGTTGGTCAAAGTTGTATATGAAAACAATGAGGATATCCAAGCATCAAAAAAGTTTTCTGATATAAATCTTGAGAAAGCTACAGTGACATTATTAGCAGGGTCAGATGTACTACATAAATCATTTGAGCAGTCTGACAGCACAGTGAAATCAGGAGTTATAAGAGCTGAAATTTTCCCAGATCAACTAAATACAACCACTGATGTGTcagcaaacaaacatacaaatacaaacaaacagaaaagtcagaCATCAGAACGCAGTTACCCACAAGATAATGCAGGAGAAGCTAAGCCTATACAATCagaacagcaggaaaaacataTTATCTCTGTATGTTTTTCTAAGGAATATATAGTATGTATGATCACTCAACTATCTTGCACAGAAACTGTTTACCAGGATCAGATATTgattttgttcataaaaaaaaaaaaaaagataaagtgtACACATGAAGAGGATGCTACTTCTATTATAGACCATGTCAAGATTGTAGATGAACAAATACATGGTATCACAGAAGAAAATGTGggcagacaggaagcaggagctTTGATAGAAGGGGAAGAAAGTAAATCTCCTCAGCTCAGCATAGTTGAAGGTTCAGAGGACATGCTTTTATCAGAACCTCAATCATAG